The genomic window GTAAGATGAAGGCATGAATGAAGGGAATATCTCATATTAGTTAGAGTATATCTAGAGATTCTAGATGAGAAAGAGACTTGATCTAACTGTTCACAAACATAGTCAACCGTAGAATATTGTACATGGGAGACTTACCCACCCTAGCCACCCCCTCTTAAGGTATCTTATTGTGACACCATTTGAATACACAAAAGGGATACTTTACTTCTTTTTTCATTCACTATTTCTTATTGTCCCCTCAAAATTCTATTTGTTCTCAATATAGTTCACTTGACACTATATTTGGCCTGGGAAAATAATGATTTCTCTACAATAACTCCGTCCCACAACTATTAACCTCAACTTATCTAAAACTAAACCATGTGCAAAGTGAAGTCAATGGAAGAAAATAGAGTTTTATGATTGTAAATAAACGAAAAAtagctttaaatttttttcaaaatctctaaaaaaaatctctagacttttttaagaaaaaataactttttttaaagcttaaacaAACTCACCTAATATCAATcagttaataaaaataatttagcaaaattattaaattcatttatttatatacaaTAATTCTCTTATAATTTGTGTTAAATAATTGAAATGACCCTAGAAAGGAAAAGCACTAAAGTATAGTATTAAACTAAATATGTGGAATAAAGTGTTCACCAATTTTGGAACTATATTATATTCTATCCGTGTCCATAATAATAAGAATATATAGTAATATGTGTGAATAATGAAGCCACAACCCCAAATCAACACACACCACAATCACCACCATGGCCAAATTTCACTTCTCAACCTTAATCCTCATCtccttcatcttcatcaccacCATTTCCACAGCAAAATCCCACTCTTTCGTACAAACCATTTCCCCAACAACACTAGGACTCCACAAACCTCAAAAACTAAGCCACATCCGTTTCTACTTCCACGACATCATCGGCGGCAAGAATCAAACCGCCATCCGAGTCGCCTCATCACCAGCCAGCGACAAATCTCCAACGGGATTTGGTTCGGTGATGATGATGGACGACCCGTTAACTGCAAAGCCGGAGTTAGATTCCCAGATTGTGGGAAGAGCTCAGGGAATATATGCTTCGGCTTCGCAGAGTGAATTGGGTTTTCTAATGGTACTTAACTTTGTTTTTACTCAAGGGAAATATAATGGAAGTAGTTTGAGTGTTTTGGGGCGGAATACGGTGGAATCTGCCGTGAGAGAGATGCCGATTGTCGGTGGTAGTGGGCTGTTCAGATTCGCGCGTGGGTATGCTCATGCTTCTACTCATTCTATTATTACACTTGAAGCTGTTGTGGAGTATAATGTTTATGTGTTCCATTATTAAGATAATTGAGATTAATATTGTTGTTAATTTCTGTATGCATAGTTGTGTCATtcacttttataattttcatgttaAGCCCATGTAATGAAtggagattttattttttatatatataattgtgaaGAAAAAAGTTAGAAACAAATAAGAGTGAGTGAGatatatgttaatttttattcagTTTTTTATTGAAAAGAGGGGCTAAGCCTGGAGTGTGATACACCctccgtgacaatatataagcaaaagtcatcTTTATAGGTTCATtacatatttaatgtatttggtctatattataagacaaatacattaaatatataatgaacctaaaaagttaattgttgcttatatattgttacggagggagtatatgtttAGACTAtagttttgtttggtaaaattaagtttagctaatatttttttggtctataatttttggtcattttaactttttgttccaaaattttaggtttttttttaagaaatcaaagtactcattatcatatttttatcatttgtaccctaataaaaactaaaaacatgcattaaatgaattttttccctttcttaaaaaaataaaggtaaaaatgacttaacttatTAACATTTATTAAGATTTTTTAATCTATGTGCAAAACTCTAAAAGGTTTAAGgatttgggacggatggagtagttTAAAAGCTAGCTTTTAGTCGTGAACTATAATTGAAAAGTttgttaattgaaattaaaatgtttgatAAAACCTAGCTTATAGTTGTGAAATTAAAAGCTGGTAACTATAAGAACTTACTTAATTTTCATAACGACTTCACAATTATTTTTACTAGACGGCAAGCAAACGACACCGATGACACTTTGGCATGAGCAACTTTGTTCATGGTTTATCACATTATAAGGTGAACACTCCAGTACAtatattatgtggatatgtaccggtacacgATTTAGGTGGATGATTGTGATTGGTCgataaatagtatttaatatagaaaaatcagTAAATACTATTTGTAAACCAATCAGAATCATTCACCTCAACAAATGTACTGGTACATATTCatataatatgtgtaccgaaaaATTCATCTTATTGTAGacgaaatgtcataagtttgtttgcgtaaaaaaaaatctaatagtatatatttttttgttacatattgTATCTACTATCTAATAGTGTATTTATTTTGAAGTTAGCTTAAATTTTTGGCCCTCTATTTTATTGTGAGAAAGTAGTTTTCCTTTGTAAAGTAAAACTTTTTAGTTTATGAcaatttgttgcaattttggtccaatttatatttttaattttatataaaaaaatcagtCAAGCAAACACAATACCATTTTATCATTTACCTACGTTGTATTTTGACTTTATACatatatttctaaaaaaaaaactttatatatatatatatatatatatatatatatatatatatatatctatatatatatatatatatatatatatatggggttttctaacttagaccctagttaggtctaagttagcaaggtgcaccttttgagttggacaaaaatacccatttttttttttgaaacaatagagcaactagggcatgtatgtaatttgcatcataaaaatacccttttttttttttaaacaatagaacaactattacattttttaaatttcttccaaatttcgacctcattttacctgcgaatcgaacgccgatttcaaaaactaataccggaaacctttgtaaaattgaaaaacgatcaaaatccatataaggaacgtcgagtttcgttgagtattgagggagatcgaaccgggtcaaaaaccgggtcgcacgacccgtttctgcataaaacgggtgggagggacgatgaacagtgcgcgtcgcccacgcccactctcaccggaggcgcgtgggggcgcgtgcggcctcagggaggctctatttttttttattttttcataataaaatagtagataatattctggaaattttggtatattgtatgaaatttttggagacccgaaactatttttaggtaattaaatgagtaaaaaggtaattaaaaatattataatttcataaaaaatttccaaaattttatgtaaagtactatgaattatttagaaccctcttgtgtacctcactctccctagttcaagtcatgaaattattttcacaaattccgctgattatttaaaaccatttaacaaataataataataatttcatagatttgtactctaaaaccaattgtgtttttatttgtttctaataaaatattagataatattctggaacttttggtatattttatgaaattttttgagacctgaaactatttttcgttaattaaatgagataaaacggtaattaaaaactattgtttgcttctgaaaccatttagctggaagaatggtttcagagagttatactgtgaaaccattctagcagtaaaatggtttcagaagcaaacaattaaaaatcaactcccctgaaaccattctatcagtgaaatggtttcaaagtacaacgctctgaaaccattgtaccagctaaatggtttcagaatggtttcagaagcaaacaattaagaaattactcactgaaaccattctaccagtaaaatggtttcagagagttatactgtgaaaccattctaccagctaaatggtttcacagtattatataaaaataattaaaggtagtgaaaaattgagtttttttttttgtgtccaaatcaaacgaaccaagtctctatttgtagacaaaaaaaaattatgaattttggtataaaaataaaaaaataaaaaattaatttacaacgaaataattgagtttaaagtattaaatgaaaaaaaaaaacacgccaaccacccagcagttgacacgtgtcctgcttttttaaaatgaattttctctctccaggcgcagatctagtgtggtgcacgcgctggcttatcatggagatggatgatctggactgtctgattgatccgacagccatgatgagatcatctcttggccgtctgatggaaattaacggtctgtaacggtggtcctgcggtaggcgcgcgacactggatcagcgccaatatgttttttttttttttttttaaaaaagaaagggtatttttgtccaactcaaaaggtgcaccttgctaatttagacccaactgggtctaaattagcagccccctatatatatatatgggataCTTCAAGTGAGAGGAGTGTCTTAttatgagagatgagaggaacaAATATAAACCATATGATGCAAAGGAACGGCCATGATTAAATGTTCTCAAATATGTGCTGCAATTATCCTTCCGTGTTTCCATCTTctcgaaagaaaaaaaaaaattcctctagtctttttttctctttcttcaagACGATGAAAATTCCTTTCCTCTAGTTTTCTCAGATCTCCCTATTTCATTACTCCCACACAATTCTTCATTTTCTTGTACCAATTTTCTGCACCTCTCaacaattacaatttttttcaatcaaatcGGTAAAGGGCATGTTCATATGGATTCAAATGTTGAATTTTGAAGGATCTACCATTTCAATTCAATGTATTCATGGTCTATTTCGTTTTTGGTTGGTCAAGATTGCGTCAATGATAATATGCAGAATCGCACAAGCTTGTTCTTGGTTAAAAGACAAAactttatattaataaaaaaaaatagaaaaacttaATTAGTTTTCAAGATCATAATACATAGATGTTGGGCTCTGTTATTATGGATTCCAATTAGTTTTGAGAAACATGACATAACAATAACATGGATGACGACCAGTTAGGGATATGAATTGGAGAGataatttgaaaacaaaaacgCAGTCGAACCACAAATGATAAAACACACATAAAGCAAATCGAGCAAACAGTTTATTGAGCGAACAGTTATTCTTTCAAGAAGATGGAAACACGGAAGGATAATTGCAGTGCATATCGAGAACATTTAATCATGACCGTTCCTTTGCATCCTATGGTTTATATTtgttcctctcatctctcataaTAAGACACTCCTCTCACTTGAAGtatcccctatatatatatatatatatatatatataaggcttaaatgcagttttaccctctgttttgaaaaatctg from Trifolium pratense cultivar HEN17-A07 linkage group LG1, ARS_RC_1.1, whole genome shotgun sequence includes these protein-coding regions:
- the LOC123906312 gene encoding dirigent protein 22-like — protein: MAKFHFSTLILISFIFITTISTAKSHSFVQTISPTTLGLHKPQKLSHIRFYFHDIIGGKNQTAIRVASSPASDKSPTGFGSVMMMDDPLTAKPELDSQIVGRAQGIYASASQSELGFLMVLNFVFTQGKYNGSSLSVLGRNTVESAVREMPIVGGSGLFRFARGYAHASTHSIITLEAVVEYNVYVFHY